The Paenibacillus uliginis N3/975 genome has a window encoding:
- a CDS encoding tyrosine-type recombinase/integrase, protein MSIHVLRHSFTMHLLEGDRDLRYIQKLLGHQSSRTTGRYTYVSMKDARRIKSLLHF, encoded by the coding sequence GTGAGCATTCACGTGTTGAGACATTCCTTTACGATGCATTTACTGGAAGGAGATAGGGATCTAAGATATATACAAAAGTTACTCGGGCACCAAAGCAGCCGAACAACAGGACGTTATACTTATGTGTCTATGAAGGACGCCAGGCGAATTAAGAGCCTGCTGCATTTTTGA
- a CDS encoding GNAT family N-acetyltransferase yields MNNLKLVKPQIELKNEYLSFYQEWKESGEDMVPWVISMDPSDFQGMLKSLSNNEEGVGLPEGWVSDSTFWLVDKHNRVLGAVNIRHQLTEHLYNAGGHIGYGIRPSERLKGYATKLLELSLIEAKKLGIKDVLVVCDACNVGSERTIIKNGGKSDTDYIEEDGNVIKRYWIKNT; encoded by the coding sequence ATGAACAACTTAAAATTAGTAAAGCCTCAAATAGAGCTTAAAAATGAGTATTTATCATTTTATCAAGAGTGGAAAGAATCTGGTGAGGATATGGTTCCTTGGGTCATAAGTATGGATCCAAGTGATTTTCAAGGGATGTTGAAGTCACTGTCTAATAATGAGGAGGGTGTTGGCTTACCTGAAGGTTGGGTCTCAGATTCAACGTTTTGGTTGGTCGATAAACATAATAGAGTATTAGGTGCGGTTAATATTAGACATCAATTAACCGAACATTTGTATAATGCTGGTGGGCATATAGGTTATGGTATCCGCCCGTCAGAGAGATTAAAAGGCTATGCGACAAAACTATTGGAACTGTCCTTGATTGAGGCCAAGAAACTGGGAATAAAAGATGTATTAGTTGTCTGTGATGCTTGTAATGTGGGATCTGAAAGAACCATTATTAAGAACGGTGGGAAGTCCGATACAGATTACATAGAAGAAGATGGAAACGTAATTAAGAGATATTGGATTAAGAATACTTGA
- a CDS encoding GNAT family N-acetyltransferase: protein MNLIRIESIDKNNWEEVLSISLLKPQEKFVPSVIESLAWAYIKPWDEAFDPYILYKDDKTFGFFYLSYTPNSTNNYWIGGFQIDKKYQGMGLGTQSLKRILEFIQEVHRQCEVISLTIEKNNDHARKLYEKLGFVNQDKENQDGEIIYKLKLK, encoded by the coding sequence ATGAATCTAATCCGCATAGAATCAATTGATAAAAATAATTGGGAAGAAGTTCTCTCAATATCTTTACTCAAACCACAAGAGAAGTTTGTACCTTCTGTTATCGAATCTTTAGCATGGGCTTATATAAAACCGTGGGATGAGGCTTTTGATCCATATATTTTGTACAAGGATGATAAAACATTCGGATTTTTCTATCTTTCCTATACACCAAATAGTACTAATAATTATTGGATCGGTGGCTTTCAAATAGACAAGAAATATCAAGGGATGGGACTAGGAACACAATCTCTTAAAAGAATATTAGAATTCATTCAGGAAGTGCACAGACAATGCGAAGTAATCTCTCTAACAATCGAAAAAAATAATGATCATGCTAGAAAGCTTTACGAGAAATTAGGATTTGTTAATCAAGATAAAGAGAACCAAGATGGAGAGATTATATATAAGCTGAAGTTAAAATAA
- a CDS encoding ATP-binding protein, with protein sequence MNIIIGNNGSGKTTLFNIILYLLGLHKNKRITKFLYEIDPELIVNIEGQRLSFKRTINDEILIEGDINEKLNTNELVDFYSSLLSPQFNVGDDRTAAIQIIRASFYTQGELYSKTDRDNLDNKIMGINVNYLKESKRQIDVFKNNLQKDEYSYEILKTYINNVEKNIINLQNNDHIKGILQQEFFNMYDEIFENKKILDQATKAYNIILEQYDNLKSERKILFNDFLNEYIEKTNGRSIREYSSSSNYSGSERIRIEFLSFLIKTVRHIDYPFLNTSGLFIVDSPFSFDMNNVKEIRKMVERETKLDKLQYIEFCSKDDTISPDWIISDLRNKGALNWLRVD encoded by the coding sequence ATGAACATCATTATTGGTAATAACGGATCAGGAAAAACTACTTTATTCAATATAATTTTATATCTTTTGGGTTTGCACAAAAATAAGAGAATAACTAAATTTCTTTATGAGATTGATCCAGAATTGATAGTTAATATTGAAGGTCAAAGATTGTCTTTTAAAAGGACTATTAACGATGAGATATTGATTGAAGGGGATATTAACGAAAAATTAAATACAAATGAATTAGTTGATTTTTATTCATCATTACTTTCACCACAATTCAATGTTGGAGATGATAGAACCGCAGCCATCCAAATTATTCGCGCTTCATTTTACACTCAAGGGGAACTGTATTCAAAGACTGATAGAGATAATCTCGATAATAAAATTATGGGTATAAACGTTAATTACCTTAAGGAGTCAAAGAGACAAATTGACGTGTTTAAAAACAATCTTCAAAAAGATGAATATTCATATGAAATACTTAAAACATATATTAATAATGTTGAAAAAAATATAATCAACCTTCAGAACAATGATCATATTAAAGGGATATTACAACAAGAGTTTTTTAATATGTATGACGAAATTTTTGAGAATAAGAAAATTTTAGACCAAGCTACAAAAGCATATAATATTATCTTGGAACAGTATGATAACTTGAAAAGTGAAAGAAAAATTTTGTTTAATGACTTTTTAAATGAGTATATTGAAAAAACTAATGGTAGGTCTATTCGAGAATATTCTAGTAGTAGTAATTATTCTGGTAGTGAAAGAATAAGAATTGAATTTCTAAGTTTTCTAATAAAAACAGTTAGACATATAGATTATCCTTTTCTAAATACAAGTGGACTCTTTATAGTAGATAGTCCTTTCAGTTTTGATATGAATAATGTTAAAGAAATTCGAAAAATGGTGGAAAGAGAAACTAAATTAGATAAATTACAATATATTGAGTTTTGTTCTAAAGATGATACTATTTCTCCAGATTGGATAATTAGTGACCTTAGAAATAAGGGGGCCTTGAATTGGTTGAGAGTAGATTAA
- a CDS encoding NUDIX domain-containing protein: MIRNTVRALIIQDDKLLLIKKKRPNIGLYYALPGGAQESNETLEQALIRECIEELGIEISSSNLICVREYISRNHEYSFIMKEVHSIDFIYECNTQFLNNELRSLQADIGQVGIEWLPINEIKKTVYESEESLKSYKFPRTTYEFFKEYFSDQLIKLYSGKIFESIP; this comes from the coding sequence ATGATTCGAAATACAGTAAGAGCACTGATTATTCAGGATGATAAGCTTTTATTAATTAAGAAAAAGAGACCGAATATTGGTCTTTATTATGCACTACCTGGAGGAGCTCAAGAATCGAACGAAACATTAGAACAGGCACTAATTCGTGAATGTATAGAAGAACTAGGTATTGAAATATCGAGTAGTAATTTAATTTGTGTAAGGGAATACATATCTCGCAATCATGAATACTCTTTCATTATGAAGGAAGTTCATTCTATTGATTTTATTTATGAGTGCAACACTCAATTCCTTAATAATGAATTAAGAAGCTTACAAGCTGATATTGGACAGGTCGGGATTGAATGGTTACCAATTAATGAAATTAAGAAGACAGTATATGAATCAGAAGAATCATTAAAGTCATATAAATTCCCTAGAACAACCTATGAATTCTTTAAAGAATATTTTTCAGATCAATTAATAAAACTATATTCTGGTAAGATATTTGAGAGTATCCCATAG
- a CDS encoding GNAT family N-acetyltransferase produces MNLIRIEPIDKNNWEEAHSISLLKSQEKLVPSVIESLAWAYIKPWDEAFDPYILCKDDKTFGFFYLSYTPNSTNNYWIGGFQIDKEYQGMGLGTQSLKRILDFIQEMHRQCEVISLTIEKSNNHARKLYEKLGFVNQENQDGEIIYKLKLN; encoded by the coding sequence ATGAATCTAATCCGCATAGAACCAATTGATAAAAATAACTGGGAAGAAGCTCACTCGATATCTTTACTCAAATCACAAGAGAAGCTTGTACCTTCTGTTATCGAATCTTTAGCATGGGCTTATATAAAACCGTGGGATGAGGCTTTTGATCCATATATTTTGTGCAAGGATGATAAAACATTCGGATTTTTTTATCTTTCCTATACACCTAATAGTACGAATAATTACTGGATTGGTGGTTTTCAAATAGACAAGGAATATCAAGGGATGGGATTAGGAACACAATCTCTTAAAAGAATATTAGATTTCATTCAGGAAATGCACAGACAATGCGAAGTAATCTCTCTAACAATCGAAAAAAGTAATAATCATGCTAGAAAGCTTTACGAGAAATTAGGATTTGTCAATCAAGAGAACCAAGATGGCGAGATTATATATAAACTAAAGTTAAACTAA